From Zea mays cultivar B73 chromosome 3, Zm-B73-REFERENCE-NAM-5.0, whole genome shotgun sequence:
aatagcCTCAATTGTGGTTTCCAGGTCTGACTCTTCGGTGGCctcggcttcggccccggtagcttcggctccgcccATTTCAGCTTCAGCTCCACCCATTTCAGCCTCAGCGGTTTTCATTCCAGAAGCTTCGActtcggcagtttcagcaaaaacaatttttgacaccgttgccggtggcggcgtctgatggattacatctgttacttgaataattctccactttttcggcttcacaggactttttgttgccgaagctgccttgtccctctgaaaaaacttcgtcagttctaatgccagtggacttagcctgataggcaagggttcagtcattaccttcataatctcttctacttcaatagcagaagaagaagcaggagtatcttcttctttgACCGGCGTTTTcggctctggggatgcactttttctcttttttgccgtagccaccttcggctcaggatttaactcttcagcactaatgttatcagaatctttctttttcttttttgctgtcTTGGTgacttcttcgtcagtagtgctagcaatcctttttcgcttagggcccccagcatctccgcctagtcgaccgtagtcagcatattcaaatcctatggcatcaagcaccctgttcagccttcgtttcggccgagtgccgaaggccgctgtcatcagttggtcctctttcttagagtaattcccaagaatttcattgctcattatttcaatcgtattaagccattcttggcagggtactttaaagtatttcttgaatttataatggtagggcagccagacgagttcccccttcttcttttccccttcaagcttcggcattgtccactctttcatagttggaaaaatcctgaaggccaggaattcctgcactaaatctctagtgccaatatgttctgcaataattttgaattcgcccagtgcagtccaagttggaccttctacttccattctgcatcggggtcttgtttctccgaaggttagttcaagagggctctgaaccagcttctctttgtcttcgtcaactttgacataaaaccactctgatttccagcctgccggccatttgcttcggtagctgatcacgggaaacttcgtggttttccgataagcaaagttatagcaaccaaaattttcatgtaatccatcttttctggcttttgtttggtaatgcagctcatgaactcgacagaagctgtcggcaaatggctctaccgcctggcttcggagagcccagatatagacgctgagcctgacaatcgcgttgggcgtcagttggtgaaaatagatgtcAAATCTTTGCAACAcgtcagagatcatcctatttaagggaaatcttaacccagcctttagaaagctcttgaaaatgactatttcatccttttctggcttcggggtagtttcttccccccgaagcgaagtcgcttcttctcattctcactgaagtaacccgacttcaccatcttggagagatcagccttagagacagtcgactttccgaagtccaagtggctgggcttgcttggcacgacaatatggtaatcatcatcgggatcagcctcctcaatatttccttcttctgcttcggcagcaacttgttctgcttcggcaacagtctgctctgtctcggcagtacagattccttccgaggtcaccagtccggatcgttgcatcgcttcggagatgggaacagtctccgatccttcagcttcgcctccctcacgctcaaccctagcggtagagcgcactctggccatttaattctgaattttttgggaactaaaaactttttcttccgaagttatttctcctgacgaagtaggctttaaactgcAAGCTCCGtttgattgcgagagtcaagcttcggctatggttaaaaattttggcagcaaaacagtgcaatagcaatgaatgctgtggtaacttcacacctacccgtctgtttatatagtgttgcaggtaagaaggtgaatcgtcaggatttttacaccaggcgaacagctgcttacacccgctgcgcggtggaccgcagagaccaaatagtaactctgcagggtgggaccgctacgcgcttggaaactgaatcgtttctcggcaacgagctcagggaaggtgtttttcggaccttcggcttcctgaagcctaagagacttttttcacggatcaagctcgttacgaaaaacgatctagcaccgcgaaggggctactgttgggaccatgcttcgtcgccgaaggtcctgcaggaagaaacagcttcgtctgaagctgtccgcatgtgatgaccgaaggttcctctccatgaagcttcggagctgcaaaccgacttaaaaatagaatgaccgtttagtccataaatgtttgagtcgttgttgtaaacttttacgaggggcatgattgtaattcctcacaggctgtgtcctgtgcctataaatagtgaacaatgctcctttactgttcacgcattcttgtaattgcaatcgcatcactcgggaattattccttgccaaggcagaggtataaatgtatctaatattatattcatatacatcaagtttatataatataaaaatgatgttgtttatCTATAGTTTACTTATCTTTAATGCTTTGTTTCTCACATTATTTTATGCACTCTCTGTGAATTTAATTATAAAagcttaaccttcgtaattgtgtcgttttaaccttcgtccgaagttcattatatcctcgaggaaataatgcttcagcggacgaaggacattaacgtttaacattttgtgttgccttgttcttaattcatagcatttgagaacaagtccacaacaGTCGCCCTCCTAATTCTTGCAATCACCGCGTGTGCTGCTGACTCCTGCACCGCCATAGTGCACCCAGATTGCTGTGTATCATCCCCCTCACTCTGTGCCTCATCTTGATTCCCATCTAGTCCTTTTTTTATTGTTGGGCGACCTCTTTTTCTTGGAGTCCAACCTACAGTTTTCGCACTTCTCTTTTTGTCCTTGTTCTCGGCCGCTCTGCTTCTGTTTGGGTTCTGAGGGCATGTTGTGCTATAGTGCCCCCTAACATGGCAGGTTTGGCACTCTCTTATGCCCTGACCCCCACTATATGTGCTGTATGGATTAGCAGGTTCCACACTATTTTTAGCACATTTAGCCCCACTGGCAGACTTCCTACCCTTCGTGCGCGACACTGGCGGTTCAGTCAATCTTAGATCAGTGAGGCAGTTTGCAGAATCTGGATTCAGGCCCGATTCTGGTGGTGGTGTaggtccagttggcatcacaacagGTTCTATATTGTTGTGAGAACTTTGTTGTGTTGGTGCAATGGGACCAATATTCCGCCGTCCTTCTGCATCTTGCTGCAACTCAGTATTCGTTGCTTCGTCCGGACCAATCGGACCAATCTCCGCTATTCGTAGAAGCTCAATCCCAGTAGTTATCATGTCGATGTGCCTGATAGTTTCAGTGTATGCTCTATCAGATTTGCTTCCCGCTCTTCCCAGTCGCATTAACTTTGGCAGCAGCTTCGACAACCTTGACTGCTCTGTCTCATTTTGACCACCAACACTCACATCGTGCCGGTCCCACGGAACCACAGATCTTGCATTACGTGTATATCGCTTCAGAATGTACTTTTCAGGTATGTTTTAGACTTGGAGGTGGGTGAATGCCTTTATTATGTGCATGCAGAACAGACCTGCATTTTTTTGTTGCAATTTGGATATAAATATGCAGGAACATCAATGTTTAATTTTTTTAATGTAACGAGGTTGCAATTCATCTCACTTGTATGCTCCCACTGCATGCATTCGCATTTATACACGCCTGCTGCTTTGTCAGCCACCACCTTGAATGCGTGTTGTGCCCAGCAAAATGTCCCATCGCCTTTCTCATGTTTCACCAAGTAACCGCATTCCACTCCCGGATCAGGCTCTATCACAAAAGCTGTGCTGTTAATATATTCCCTCTTGTATTCATTGTACACAGCCCTAGTGTACACCCTGCTAAGTTGCTCATCAAATCTTGATTTGCAGGCTCTGACAACTTCAGTCTGCAtcaagaccagcagttgcaattacaccagacaacagTTGTAATCATTGTTTATTTAACCGATTTTTgggcatagttatatagaagttgcaatcacaccagaccatcagttgcaattacaccagacaacagttgtaatcattgtttgtttaacaaaattccccagagttattcagtgcttgcatccacaccacaccagcagttgcaattacaacacaccagcagttgcaatcattttgtttacattttttaacagatatttgggtagaattatacagtagttgcaatcacacctaatgtGGGGTTGCAATCATACCACACCAGCAGTTGGAATCATTTATGTTTAACAGTTTTTTTACAATCAGACCAAAAAATTCAGgggtgtgggcaaatacctgtgaGTAGTGTGACTCCCCAGCATCCATGTGGTCTGTGTGCTGAATCGAGTCAAGCACCCTCTTTGCAAATATATGCAGGCTTGTCACATTGTTAACATAACCATCTTTCAAAACCCTGTTTTGGCTCTCAGATCTCTGGGTGGAAGTCATTCGCCCACAGTACATGCCTTTGAAATATGTTGCTATCCATCTCTTCCTTTTCTGCCATAATGCAACAATTGCAGGGTGTTCTCTTATGCCACATTCATCCACTAGCTTATTCCACTCCACCTCAAATTGTGTGGGCCCCAGAGGATAGTTTATCAGGGACTGCAGTTTCTCCTTTAGATTATTATCATTGTGCAATTTGTACAGCTCCTCGAGCTCGTAATCCCATGTTCTGGTTATGTGCCATCGGCAATTTCGGTGTTGTGTCTTGTTAAACACaatccttattgcttccttcatCGCTGCATCTTCATCTGTGTGTCAAAAATAAAAATCAGCAAAAAAACCCCAATAGGTTTGCAATCAAGCAGTTTAAAACATTGCAATCATCTTCAAAGATACAGTTGCAACAACACAGCAGTAATTATGTGACAGGCATTTTTTTGTAGCCAAAGCATACCTGTAAGAATCACAAAAGGCTGCTGACCACCCATGCAACTTTTAAAGGTCTCAAAAAGTTATCTGAATGTGTCTATTGTTTCATCCCGAAGAAGTGCTTGGCCAAAGGACACATTTTTCAAATTATTGCTGCAACCCACAAACATGGCCAACGACATATGCTTGTTGTTAGTCTTGTGTGTTGTGTCAAATGTGACTACATCCCAAAAATCCTTGTATTCTGCACGCTGACTTGCATGACACCAAAAATGCTCTGAAGCACATTTGTTTTTGGTTCAAAATCCACATCCCAGTAAAAGTATTCATTGTGTTCTTTGCACTCCCTGAAAAATTGGAACAGTTTATCCATGTCACCATCCCTCTCCTCCCTTGCTTGCTCAGCTTTCCTGTACCATAAAAGAAAAAACAAATGAAGATGCTGTTGTCAATATATCGCACAAAGATATGATGTCAGTTTTTTTGTGACCTACTTGTTATGGACATCTTTCTCTGTGAACGGCCAGTTTTGACGGCCTCCAAATAATTCTGACATTACATTCATTGCTGCCTGTGTTGGCACACCACTCTTTGACATGATTGCAAACAGGTCATCCAACGCTGCCTCCCTCTGCTTATGAGAATGCATATATCTCACCATTTTTTGTGAGGGTTCAAGTTTGTGATTGTGTGCTTCCTGAACATGATGAAAATACCAAATATTGCGCTCCTTGTCCTCCTTCACCTTCACATAAGCAGGGCAACCAATTCTCATCGATGTCTTATTTGTCATAGGCTCCTCATTCTCTTGATCTGGCTTTAGAAACCCCTCACGGTTGCAAACCCAGTGTATGGTTTCTTTACTAGTCCTTTTTGTCCTGACACTAAAACCAGCCAACTTTGCATAGTCAAGGTAAAAGAGGTAGGCTTCTTCCTTTGTATCAAATGTTTGCTGCACCCTGGGGACAAACACATCAAGTATGTTTGCATCCTGCAGAACAACACGCAATCATGAGTTTTGCAAATAAAGGatacacctagttgcaatcaacaagcaacaaacgttgcaactggagcacAAACACACCATGCAATGGTAATCAGTGAGTAAAAatagagactcaagtttgcaattaaaggatacacctagttgcaatcaacaagcaacaaacgttgcaactggagcacaaacacaccatgcaattgtaatcaatgagtaaaaacagagactcaagtttgcaattagaggatacacctagttgcaatcaacaagcaacaaacgttgcaactggagcacAAACACACCATACAATTGTAATCagtgagtaaaaacagagactcaagtttgcaattagaggatacacctagttgcaatcaacaagcaacaaacgttgcaactggagcacaaacacaccatgcaattgtaatcaatgagtaaaaacagagactcaagtttgcaattagaggatacacctagttgcaatcaacaagcaacaaacgatGCAACAGAAAATCAACAAACCACGCAGTTGCAATCATTAATTGCAACCAATATTGAACAAACGACGGTGGAGCAACAATTTTTGATTGTTTTTTTCTTACCGGATGGAACAGCTGGGCTGCATTAGGAGTGACCAGCGATCCAGGTGGAATTGAAGGTGGTGGCATCAGCAACGTCTTGTGATGCAAGGGATCACCTGATCTGCCGCGTACACCCGCTCCTGTTGTCGCAATCGAAGACGGCAATATCGGATCAGCACCTCCAGCCACAACAATCGCCAAGAAATTAGGGGAGGAGCATCGAGGCGATTCAAGGTGCGGCAACGATGGTAGGGCCATGGATCTAGGGTTAGAGGATCGAAGGAAGGAGGAGACGGCGGCGGTGCGGTGACAGGGAGACGCTCGGCGGCTGCGAGGGAGATGGTGGCGCGGGGTCAGGGAGGCGCGCGGTGGCGGTGGGGGCAGGGAGGCGCGGAAACAAGACGGCCGAGGGCGCGCTGAGGCTTGATCAGGGTGTATTTATATATTACGCCtgagtgcattcaatatagagaatacacccaggtatatatatatatatatatatatatatatatatatatactgtatttatatattacacctgggtgcattcaatatagagaatgcacccaggccgaacctatgtgccaggtccgagccaaccgtcccacccaggccggtttcgtccctcccgcacgctccGGACAGAACCTTTTCATtttcccgcccccgcccctctttctccgtgaacggctcctccgcgaacggctcaacctcttcacataagttgcaatcacaccagacttaCAGTTGCAATTATGCcggacagcagttgcaatcattgttttgtttaacagatttttggacatagttatatagaagttgcaatcacaccagaccagcagttgcaattacaccagacacagttgcaatcattgttttgtttaacagatttttggacatagttatataggagttgcaatcacaccagaccagcagttgcaattacaccagacagcagttgcaatcattgtttgtttaacagatttttggacatagttatatagaagttgcaatcacaccagatcagaagttacaattacaccagacagcagttgcaattattatttgtttaacatatttttggacatagttatatagaagttgcaatcacaacaGACCCACAGTtgtaattacaccagaccagtagTTACAatcttgtttgtttaacagatttttggacatagttatatagaagttgcaatcacaccagaccagcagttgcaattacaccagaccagcagttgcaatcatattttttaacaaaatttctcagagttattcagtacttgcaatcacataagagcaactcagcagttgcatccacactacaccagcagttgcaattacaacacaccatcggttgcaatcattttgtttacattttttaacagatatttgagtaaaattatacaacagttgcaatcacacaTAATGCGGGCTTGCAATCCCACCTAATGCGGGGGACAGGGAGGCACGCAGAcagagaggcgcgcggcggcgcgaggACAGGGAGGCGCTCGACGGCGGTGGGATCTAGGTTTAGAGGatcggatgaagaaggaggagacggcggcggcgcggggatagggatgcgcgcggcggcggcgggggcgggGAGGCGCGCGAAACAGGACTTacgcctgggtgcattcaatatagagaatgcacccaggtgcattttagcagcgccgtatatatatatatatatatatatatatatatatatatatatatatatatatatatatatatatatatatatatatatatatatatatatatatatatatatagtatttagagccctgggctctctctAACTACAGGAAGCCCCGACCAGACACCGACCAGGTGCTCTGACCGGCGCGCACGCTTTACTGGTTTACTGTAATACACCGTTACGTCAATTATAAATACGAGTTATGCTCCTTTTTGTTACCGTTTACACTCTTTTGGTGTGCGCACGTCTCGCGGCATCCGGGCCCACGAAAAGATCGTGTTCCCGCATTCTAGGCAGTTTACGTAATCCGGGCCCACGAATCAAGGAACTgagccgtcgttttctcaactcaGCTCTCCCGTAACTATCGCTCCCGCCGAACCCTAGCCAAATCCGCCGCCGTATGCTGCTTCTCCTCGGCGCCCGGCGAACCCTAGACTAACCGCCGCTGTCGCATTAAGATTCTCCCCCGCAGTTCCCCCGCCGTCGCATTCTCCTTCACCCCCGCAGAGACCCGCCTTCTCCGCCGCACGCCCTCGCCTTCTCCGCCGCAAACAGGCCGTGGCCTTGTTTTTCGTCTCCGGCAAGGGCCCCGGATTCGAGGAGGCGGTTGTGCCGCCCCTGCGTTCTCCTACTCGTCAGAGACCGAGACCTCGATCTTCTCCACCGCGTCGGCCGAACGGCGAGTCCCCTACCCCGTCGCGAGGTCCGTCCTCAACGTCGAGTCCCCGACGCATTTGGCACAGCCCCTCGTCGCGTTGGGTTGTCCCCTGCACAGCTGTATCGGATTCAGCCGCCCTCCAGGCCCATCCACATTCCGGTAAGCCATCAACAACTCTTCCAATCTGAATCGTAGATAGAGTTCACATTATTATTTTGCCAATTGCTTGATTTATCAAATACCAATTCATTATAAATTTATAGTTAATTGGAGACACAAATGTATACTATGCAATCTATCACACCTTTATGCAGTTTACAATATTTTGTTTATGCTGATTTGTTGACAGAAGTATGATCCATACATCAATACATTATGCCATAAAACCTATTGCTGTTCAATTTGGGCTAGCTCACACGAAATAACCAGGTTATACATTAATTAGATGTCGCATATGAGCATAATTTTTTTGATCAAGTTAGTCTCACAAGTTTATGCAATTTACAATATTGTGTTATGTTGATTTGTTGACAGAAGTATGATTCATACATCAATACATTATGCCATAAAACCTAATGCTGTTCAAATTGGGCCAGCTCAAACGAAATAACCAGGTTTTACATTAATTTGATGTCGCATATGAGCAGATTTTTTTTATCAAGTTAGTCTCATAAGTCTATGCAATTTACAATATTGTGTTATGCTGCTTTgttgatacatttatgcaatgtATGGTCATGAACTGATCTGAATTGACTTTGTGCTTATCTTTTTTTTGATCCTTTACGTATTTTATGTATATGTGTTGTTTTATTTTGGTAGGAACATCAGTGATGAAGAACGTAGACCGACCACCTTCCAATCCAAAACGCATCATAATCCAGTCTACTCAGGAGTGCTTCAGCGTTGACATACCCCGTGCTCCGGCGGGGACTGTTAGACCCGAGACAAGGCGTGCTGCTGATGAGGATGATGACTTTATGCCATCATCCAAGAAGCGTAACTTGGACGACAGCCCTGGTAAAGTTTTGAAGAAGGTAGTCACTAAGCGGCGGAAAGCAGTGCCCCACCCCGACAGGTTAGATATTTATGTCTATGGCAATATATCCTTTTTATGCGTGAAATCATGTTGTCTTGATGTCTGAGTTAAACATTGTGTTGCGATTATGCACATGTAAATGTTTACAATATTCATTTTATATATTTTCCCCAGCAGAAGCTGAACGTCAGATGCAACCCCCAAGATGTGTTAGTAAGCATACAGATATTAAATGACAGACAGCAACAAGCAATTGCACGTAGGGGATTTTCTAGTATTCTTGATATGAGACTGCATGCACTCGGCAGCAGATCACACTTAGCTTGGCTGATGGAAAAGCTCGACCCCAATGACATGACAATTCGAGCTGGCCCTGGAAAGGAGCTGAAAATAACAAAGGATATGGTGCACCTAATTTTGGGTTTACCGAATGCTGGGGGAGGAACTGCATTGGGCATCGATGAAGCTGTTGTTGCCAACAATTTGAGAGCTGAACTTGGGCTATCGAAAGAAGATTTTGGGGTTACAGCTCTACAAGATCGTTTGAGGAAAGGTTCTGACGATGATTTAAGCATCAGATGCTTTTTCTTGATATTGTTCAATAGGTTGTTGTTCCCTACTGCCAGCTGGGGAATAACGAACCATGAGGTTCTTTTAACCGAGCAGATGGATCGTTTCCACCAGATTGACTGGTGTCAGCTTATTTTCAATGATTTATGCCAAGCTGCCAAGAAGTGGCATAACAGGAGCGTTACGAACGTTTCTACAACCATCTATGGATGTTCCATCGTTATTCTTGTAAGCATATCCTTTTTTTGTCTGTTACATGTACCCATAATCTTGTATGCAAAATCCATATACACGTAGTTTATGCTTTTGTTATGTCTTATAATGACTCATGTTATGCCTTTTGCAgctgtattatttggatcatttGC
This genomic window contains:
- the LOC103634453 gene encoding uncharacterized protein, which encodes MEKLDPNDMTIRAGPGKELKITKDMVHLILGLPNAGGGTALGIDEAVVANNLRAELGLSKEDFGVTALQDRLRKGSDDDLSIRCFFLILFNRLLFPTASWGITNHEVLLTEQMDRFHQIDWCQLIFNDLCQAAKKWHNRSVTNVSTTIYGCSIVILLYYLDHLHDSAAPLNKRGTPRIKYFDRNIIQALTRADKGKIHKGEEAFGHCSFRSSSETCYTDVPPVHAQFKA